GCAGGATTCGCAAGAGTATGCAAATCCATTGCACCAAAGATGACAACCTTGAAAGATATGTAGAACTAGATTAGGATCATTTAGGACAAATACAAATAATTCAACCACATCATCAATTCGAAATACATGTAGTCCAAATCTATAATATTATAAACAGAAAATGGAAATATTTTATAAtgggaaaattgaaaaaaaaatgttcaaaGTCGTGATTATGACTAATTTTTTAAAGTTACGAAATAAGCCAGAATTTGACAAATTAATTTTCTCTTTGCAACAATTTGTCTTAGAATTTATAAATTtagattggattttatttaattaatgtaatcaaAAGAATTTAAGTCAATGGGGATTTTAGAACATGAGAATTCAGAACACGCTTGTTCGATTAAAGATTTTTATAGATTTCTCTTATTGAACCGTATATCACAAATTATTCCAAcatgtggtgtggtgtggtgtggtgtagGGCGTAcgtaccatttatagtaaaaaggGCAAACGTATTAATTAGTAGATGATGACATGAATGTATAACAAACCTATGCATGAGAAGCCCGCAGAGATACTATCAGAGTTGGGTGCTTTGTGGTAGAGCTTTAGACGGTGTCCACCGTGAGCACGGTGCACGATTCGGGTTGGAAGACGAGCGCAGCAGCCGTGGAGGTAGAAATCTGGACAATCAGAGCAGCGGTAAAACGGGGGAGAAACATATTGGGTGCATGAATTGCATACGCGGCGCCAAGATTGGTTGCCATCATCGTTTTCGTGCAATGTCAATAGATGTTTGTGAGTTTCAGAGAGACCATAACTACTGCTTTCAGATGCAGTAATATCATGTCTTATATAGGGAATGAGACTCGTCCGTTCGTCTTTCATTGGTAAACGGGCGAGGTCAGAAGCTTTTGCGTCTCTCATAAGCActgcatttttttaaaaccctaTAAACtctgaaggaaaaaaaaaaactaagaaattaaaactaaatttgGAACCACGATACAAAGACAATTTCAGCCTTTAAACGATTTCAGATGGCCAAATTCAACCATGCAACATTGCATATTCTATTTCACAAGCCCAATGCGAATTTCAAGTGCTTGCAGACATTTTACGCGTCAACTTAGGGGGTGTTcagttggcaagattaaatctcatgattaaatatgtatcatgtttggttcataagattgaacccttcaacttaatcctagaagGATAGTCTcataataattagtcataaccttcccctccaactaaaataatcccacaacttaatcctagatggatagtctcatgatattagtcatggcaaccaaACGTCACCTTAATCTACTTTAAATGCAACAACGCACGCACTCAAGGTgactaatttaaaaaaatgaaaacactaTTATCCATATATTCACTTGACGCACAACATAGTATCGCATAATTTACGGAATAAAAGTAGAGCGATACATACCTGGCTTGAAAAGTTGAGGATTCCAGCGGGCGCAACTGATGTGAACAAGATAATCAGTACATTTGAGACAAACAAATGCCCCAAAACTCCCCATATGTGATTTAGAACAGAAAAAACATTTGGAAAAAGAAGAAGTAGGGAAATTATAGATGAGAAAAAGATAATGTTGGTGATATTCATAATTTAGGGCATTGAGTAACAAAGCACAATCCGGATGAATCCAGTAACCGCAGAGGTTGCACAGATAGGAAATAGTGAGCCTCTCCGGCTTCTGACCGTGCTTCGTGTTACATGCACCGCAAGTTAGAGAAGACAACTCCCTTTGCCTGATGACAGTCAGGGCGTGGTTGTGGCTTTTGTGCTTGATCTTGAGGTGCAAAACGCACAATAAGTCAAGTCTGAAGTCACAACTAGGGTTAGGACAATGGTAGAACGAGGTCCCGCAGGTTTCGTTGCAGTTGTGGCATGTATAGGAAGTGGCATCTGGCTGCGGATCTTGAGCCAGCTGGTCGATCAGGACTAGGGGTTGGTGCGGGTGAAGCTCGTGGACATATTTAGGCGGCAGACTGAAACATTGTTCGTGCATGAAAAGCTTGTCACTGAATAGATAGAATGAAATGGATGGAGTCGAGAAGATGGGCTGCCTGCGGTAAAGATATTACgtagattttaattattttttagtttataagaATATAATTCTTGATAAAACTAGAAAATTAAACAAACGCTAAAAGAAGATTAAGAAGCCAAACAGACTCTAAAAGACAATGTTTTCTGACTTTTCTCAATCCTACGGTTATCTAACCTAAAAAACAGTGTGTTCTTATCATGTTTAGTATATAATGAGCATTCTCCGACATGTAATGCTTTAACGAAAATAAGGAAGCCAATAATCTCAGTATTTACTTTCTGAATTTCAATTCTATTTTACAACACATGTACGAAAGCACGAGCATATGTATTGTTAGTACAGAATTAGCATTCGCCTGCAATTTCACAAAATATGTACAAAACCAAGAAAATATGCATGTTTTCTCGgcataataaaagaataaacaTTTTGCTTAGTTTCAGTATTTACTTTCCGCATATCAATTCTACTTTACAATACCTGCAAGCGCAGCACAAAGAAGAAGTTTCGCTGTCGGGATCCAAAACTCTTTCAACCTTGAGTTTGCTGTCGGGATACAAATCTCTTTCGCTGTCGGGATACAAATCTCTTTCGCTGTCGTGATGCAAATCTCTTTCGAGCATCCACAAAGGaagaacttcttcttcttcttcttctgctcCCGCTGGCGCTAAGCGCATTGACACTCTAGAGCGTACGCTCCTCGGAGCCATTTTAACTTGTGGATTGCTATAGGAGTGAGTTGGTCTGAATGTGGTGGATAAGGACCACGATGTTAAATTTATATTGCTATGAAAATAAATGCTTTGTTTTTTGGATTTTCAAATAACAATGGATTCCTAACCTAATTACAAAGGAAAGTCGGATTCTGTCGGGTGATGCTTCTTCAATTAGGTTTTGCTTTCTTTACTATCATTCTACGTTTAGTATATTGAATACTTTCACCATGTCATATTGacataaattatttatcataGGGAAAGGAACAAGAATTGAATGATTCCAAACATGTGTGCGTGTATTAGCCAAACGGTACAATGATTAATGCTCGACCAAAGTTCAAGACTCAAGAGTTCAAATCTAATTCCATCATAATAGAAAATCCAGAAAAAAAGTTTATTAATATTCTCGAATTTAAGTTTAGACTCCAAGTGGAGTCGGGAGGGGTTGTCTAATTATCCCTCCGTTGGCCCAGATGTTTCCGACCCCACTGCTGCGACTGAACCCCATCTCCTTTTTGTATTTCCTCAATAGGCTCGAACTAGAACTAGTGTaatcaatggcggatccaggaacaaattatcgtggggtcgaacaagatagtaaatatttatttaaaataattgtttaaattaattatttttataaatatattttttaatataaataattcatgCGAGTATCGATATTCTTAAAACAACATACTCCACTTTCTTCGTCCCGTTATAAGCGAGACTCTTCTTTTGGatacaaaatttaagaaaaagacGTTTATGGAGCTaactgaagaaagaataaaatatgatcttagataaaacaaagatgcaaataaataataaagtaagagagaacaattatgttatattacgtattttgacaaaaaaaatgacatacacatagcataatttttctgtaacataccaaatttttaaagatttaaaaaattgaatatgaataataaggttgaaaatttaaattataaaactaagagtagaagaaattaagaaatatttactttatataagtaggtggttaatttagataaattgattttgatatactgtaaaaaaaatatttctactactactatttaacattaattgataagatgagaaaatatttttaatggacttctaagaattaattcaaataaagaaaatatttcaaagccCATTTTACAATTAGATAACatatttaagatatttaatcttttaaaCTTAGTTAAATTTATTGATGCCGGTTTATTCTATTTCACGAGTGAATATAGGGATGAGAAAACAATAATGACATCGCCAATACCATTCCTCTTTCTCTTCGAAAACAAAAACCGCGGAAGGACTCTTCCCCTCCAACTCCTTCGTTCTCGACAACAGTCTACCTATCCGGCTGCCTCACTTCCTTCCTTTCTCTCTTATCAGTCTCCTCATCATCTCACACAGCGTGAGGACGTGAGGTGGGGGCGGAGACGTGAACACCGTAGGGTCGGAGGCTGAAGAAAGTAGCTTTCCGGTGCACTCCGTGGCaggtggtggggtcggccgaccccgcccgaccccacctggatccgccagtGAGTGTAATGGTCTGTCTTTCTTCAACATCCATCGTTCCTTCGTAACTCTTCCGTGGCTTTAGGAttaagtatttatttaatttattgataGCAAAAATATTCTTCTCACACTCACATATGTTGGATGTTTAACGTACAAAATATAGGAGCACTCAACAAGAATAAAATATGGAGAATAAGTATTAATAGGCTTCTCACAAAAGggattacaaaatacataaaagTGCTTCAGCACTACAAAAACTCTCACAATTTTCCTAACTTAGAGCTACGGCTCTTTCTCTCTTATCACTCGcttctcttttctttcttaATTGATTGATTACAATGAACAGCAAGGACTCCTATTTATAGGTAAATAAAGTTGATAGTATAGCTAACACATCCATGCTACAGTGTCCTAATTAGTTTAATTAGGAAGATATCATATAATGACCACACTCCACCGCCTTACACGTAATGCAATTGTGGCTTCCTTTTAGCCATGAAGAACACAATGTTAATTCAAAATCCTCCACTAATCCTCAAGTTGATGATGCACCTGCTCATCACCTACTCATCGTCTCCAACAAAGCTATTCTTAACTTTTAAGTAATTGAGTTTATAAATCAACAACATATGCCGTCGATCTATAGAATTGAATAGTACTATGATAAGGTTTGGTAAGAAATTGAGTTCTATATATGAACTAATAAGACCATATATGAATTGGCATGGAccatatataaattaaaatatgatcaTTATTAGGCTATGAGAACataatacaaatatatataaataacacCAACAAAATAAATTTCACTTTATATAtaacaccaccaccaccatactaaaaaatcaagaaaattataTACTTATTCAATTTGATTAAAACTACAATCTTCTGGTCTTCAAACTTCTGCACCACAAGATGAAGAAACAAAGCAGTCTATATCCCACAACAAACCCAAACATCACCCCCAAATTGCTCCATTTATGTGACTCCTTCAAGCCTTGCTTCCTCAAATACTCATCCCcagaaaacacacactctcCCACCACTCTCTCCACACACTCCCTCCCTCCATACTCATTGATCACCAAGCACTCAAATGGGTACTTGAACATGCTCATGTAGTGCATGAACACCCAGTACTCCGGTATCCTCTCCTCCGCGATGAAGTACccggagaagaggaagaaggcgCCCATGATCCCCGCGATCAGGGACGCCCCCATGATGAAGTCGGGCACGAGCGCGGCGCAGCACGCCGtgagcgagctcgacatcatcaccaCCGCCCACGCCACCAGGGCGAAGTAGAGGAACCCGCCCGGGTCGCGGCGGAGGCCCACCAGCCAGTAGGCGGGCGCGCTGTACAGCAGCGCGACCGCCCCCAGGAACGGGAGGAGCACGAGCGCGTTCGCCAGGGCGTACGAGGACACCCTGTACGCGCCTCGTGCGACCTCCCGGGTGAAGATCCTCCTCTCCTGAAGGAAGATCGGAAGGCCCTCCGTCGTCGAGGAGAGGAGGAAGCTAAGTGTGAAAGCGAAGAACCCGAGGCGCGTCTGCATCACCGCCTCGGATTTTTCGCGGTCCCCGCCGTTGTGGACGTCCATATAGACCGTGCCGAGGATGGACCCCACGGCGAGGGCCTGCAAGGCCCTCGCAGTGAAGAGCTCCTTCGTGCGGAATATATTCCGCGCGAATCTCTCTCCTAGAATCGCCACCTCCTTAACATGCGAGTTCGCATATGATGAGGTGGTGGTCTTAGCGTTGACCGAATCTTTTTTCCTGCAATTACTGCAATCTCGACTATCGAGGTGGTGAGCAGCAGCAACATCGATCCGCGAATCGATGTTGTTGCTGCTGGCCACCTCAATGGCAAACTCAAGCACATTTATATGAGGGGGGATGCGGTGGCCGGAGCTAACAAGACGCTCCTCGAGCGACTCCAGGGAGCCGTTGTGGAGCGCGCGGCCGCcggagaggaggaggagccggTCGATGAGCTCGAGAATCCGGAATCCGGGCTGGTGGATGGTGAGTACAACCGTCTTGTGTTTAGTAACCGCCATTGATCTCAACAAGGAGACGATGTGAAGCGCCGAGGCGGAGTCCAAGCCGGAAGTCGGCTCGTCGATGAGGAGCGCCACCGGGTCGTGGATCAGCTCCACACCGATGGAGAGGCGGCGCCTCTCCCCTCCGGAGATGGACCCCACTCTGGACCCCGAGATGTGGTCCAACCCGAGGTCCTTCATAAGCAGCTTCGCTCTCCGCCTAGCGTCGCGCTGTTCAGGCGGAAGCCTGAGCCGCGCGCTGTAGGTTAGGGTTTCCTCTACCGTAAGGAGAGGGAACAAGGCGTCGTCTTGTGTGACGTATCCTGAAACCCGGCCAAACCTTGCAGGTTCGGCCGGGTTTCCATTAACCAGAATCTCGCCAGAGATTTTTCCCGATGGGATTTCTCCGGCGAGAATCTGAAGCAGGGTGGTCTTGCCGGCTCCGCTGGGGCCGGCGATCGCGGTGATCTCGCCGGGCCGGGCCTCGAGGCTCACGTTCTCGATTATCATCTTCGTCGCCGGGGTGAGGGCGAAGGATAAGTTGTTGGTTTGAATGGTGTAGGAAGAAACCGGCGAAGTGACTGGCAAATCCATGGATTGAATAGTGGAAAGGAGGGAAGGAAAGGGAGAAGGGATATTTAGGGTGTGAGAGAATAGGAAGGTGTTGAGCTAACATGCACCAAACCATGGATATATTtggttagagagagagagagaagagtgTGGAGAAGTTGCATTGGCTTGACTTGAGAGTGTTTCTTGTGAGATGGGACAAGATTTGGGGGTGATTGAAGTTATGTGCAGGTAAACTGTATATTGACCATGCAAGGTTGGTGTTGGTGGTTTCATTTATTTTCTACCCTATAAAAATCTAACGTCTCTACTATGTTTAaactttttgtttctttatatttttttttatttttggggaTCGATCTCCTATATGTTTTATTGATGTGTTACATTATGTGCCACCACGTCATTCTATTAGTTTAAtagttttttaatataattatataccaATATTATAGATTAAACAATAGAAAAGTGAGGCATCAAATTTGGTAGATTGAATCCTAAGTGATATAACCATCACCAACCAACTTATTGAATCATAATcttaataaaataatgagaACATATAGGTAAACTATGTCGGTCTATAAAAAATTGTTTGGATAATGGATATCATGAGTTTTTACTtaaaatttggtaaaataaaagcgaaatagataaaaaaaaaggcggggtactataaaataaataaagactaATTTTAATAGACTTATCAAAATATAGACAAGCCTCAGTTGTGCTTTGTGCTCAATTCTTGCATTTCCACATTATGTGCATGTGTCCATTGTGCTCTTCCTTCTCCTTAGTACATTATACATACCTTCATTATTGGCGGTTTTCTCATTTCCCCATTCTTTAAAATAAACATGTAAAAATTTAGTGATTCAAGTATATGGCGAATTAATATATCTAGTCAATTATAAttgtaaaaaagaaaagaaaacatagaaataaaatatttctataattataattagcTAGATACATCATTTGATTTGTACCACTGAATTTATATTCCCTAGTACTCTTGAGGTTGAATGCAAGAAACTGTGTTTgattctaattatgtaattctCATTATTAACAAACCTTatttaacttaaatttttttttccttttttcatcTATTTTACCAATTTCATAACTAAATTCTCCAAAGTCTTTATTTTTTAGAAGATGGTTGAAATGAATGAAATTTGTTTCTAAATTTGAGTTATGAGACTGATTTTTTCCCCCTCTTATCTGTCTTCATTGTTTTCGATTCAACTTTATCCAATTCTTAGAAGCTAGAGGAGGATTGAGAATTCATTATATTtcgtaattttttatttaaattctttttttaatataaataaacaagaatttaattaaacttCATAAATTTATATGCAATTAATCCTTTTATATTTTTACCGGCTTGATttttcctcctcttcttcataaCTTTTTCCCATTttgttctttatttttcttcattagagtattaacttaaaaaaaatctctTATTTTCcccattacaaattacaaagtgACTTTATCCAATGCACTTCCATTCCATCCCCGCGCACGCAACCGCAGTAACCGGTGGCGGCTTTCAACTGCTACGCATCGAAGCGACGCCGTTTCACCCCCACAGCCGGTAACTCCCAGCTCCTCCATCACCGGCTACGCCGGTACCTCGTAGATTCTAACCCCCTCCATAGTTATCTACAATATTCTTTTATGTCGTATTATAATACTTCTCGATAAATCTCCAATCACTATTCTCCCTCAACCTCTGTTTGTTCCGCTCGATCGTTATCTCCACTCCTTTTTCTGTAAGTATTCTCCTCCAATTCATCGGTTGATTATCTTTTTTGTGGTGATCGTGGATCCGCTTGATTGATAATTTGATGGTTTGACCTGATCCGAATTTTGTTCTGTTTTGGTCGGATTCAATCCTTAATTATGGATCTTGGATTGCTGGTTTTAGCTGTTTGGTTGATTTTAGCTGGTTTTTCACTTTATGATTCTCTTTTTTGCTTGATTGTATGTGATTACGTTTGTGCTTATGATAGAAGATTTGCTGtaggctatgttgagattggaTTTTGGGGGAAATAGTAGTGGAAATACTCGTTGGTTGCGTTAATTGATTGATTTTTAAGATTCAGCTAGCTAACATCAAAGTATCGAAGCAAAATCGATAAGGATCGCATCACAGACTTGCTGAGAAATGAACAATCTTATGTATAACTATGCTAACTTGTCCACCATCTTGAAATATGAATAATCTAGGAGGTAGCGATCCGCGTGAGCGATACTGTACTGTTTGTTGTCGGATTCGCGTAAATGGATAATTTCCTGATCAAAATGCTGTTGTATAGTTATGTATTCTACGGTTAAGGCAATTATTGGACTAATACTTTTTGCCTTTTTCATTCTGCGGATAGGAGCTATTGGTGGGTTGGCAGTCCTGTAAATGGCCGATAATGAAGAAGCGAAGGAAATTGGCTCAAGAGGAAATGAGTGGGAAGTTGTATCACTTACTGCGTCAGCATATGCTGCTGCTCCTGGACCCGAACCAGTTGACTCAAGTGAAGATAGTGTGACGAAGTTAGATAAGCATGAGGGTGAAACGTCAAATGCCATGTTTATGTCTGGGCACTTTGTTTTTCCTCCAAACCAGCACGAGAATTTGCCAATTGAACCTGAATTTAGCGAAGTGGACAGTGAAAAGGGTGGAGAAGATGATGTTTCTCAGTTGGGTATAGAGGATAGAGTTAAATCAGATCCGAAGGATGAAGACAGTGCAACTATTGAAGAACTCATGACTGAGGAGTTTCCTGGAATTCAGGTACTTGATATAAAAGGTAGCACACTATCTCTCGGTGGAGCGGATCTGGGAAAAGATATGGCCTttgacaaagcgcaaagtatttACACCCCTTCGGAGTTTAGTTTGTTTAATAGTGAAACGACCATCGGCATATCCAATAATAGTGGGGACGGTGCAGGAACTGATGATTCAATTGAACCTCTTGATGGTTATGTGGATCCTGCTGACTTGCCAAATTTCCAGAAGGCTAAGGAGGGGGGCAAATATGATGATGCTGACCTTCCTTGTGAAGCTTGGTGGAAAAGACGGGCCTTATCTGTGTATGCTCATGCGAAAGAAGCAAATACAGTCTGGTCTATTTTCCTTGCAGCAGCTGTTATGGGACTTGTAATTATCAGCCACCAGTGGCAGCACGAGAGGTGGCAGATTTTGCACCAAAGGTTACAGTTTGGTATTAATGATGAGGTATTCCCGCTTAACTATATACACTCATTTAGTGACTGTTTTGTGTTTATTGTTGGAATTAGGCAGTGAATTGTCATCCTTATACGTACTTTTGTGCTAGACTGGTGGTTTCTGATTTATGTAGATGATTGTTACTCCTTAAGATTTTTAGTAGAACATTAATCTAGGGATGCCTTGTTATTCCTGTGGAATTTATAGCATGATGATTAAAGAAGGAAAGTAGAATGTTGAATGAAACGAGACAAATTAGGAGCAAGTGTGTCTTTGCTGAGGCATTCTATCCCTGGCCATTGTTCTATCAAAAGTATGAAAGTGTAAAACTATTGATAATGGAAAAAACTGATGAATCATAGAAAATTATTGTGGTTGGGTaagtgaaaagaaaataaacataCAAGTTGGACTATCTTtcaaaatctgatattttttcCCCATGAAAGCAATATATGAGGCTGAAGATCTACCTATGCACCCTGTGTTAAATGACTTGGTTTTGTATGTGGTTCATGTGCAGAAGATGAGCAGGTTGCTTGCTCCCATATCCCGCTTTAAAGACGTGGTAATTGGTGGCCACAGACGGGGTTCACTGATTAGAGGGAGCGCCTCATCAGATCGCTAAGATGATGACGAAAAGTTTCTTTAGGGGTAAGAGTTCTACCACATGTCATAGGCAAGTTCTATCAAATTTGACTGTATATCTCTCGAGTCTCGACTAAGCTTGTTAATATTTTCTTCGTCATGCTTCCATCATGATGAGGTTTTTCTTGATATTTGAAACTGTGGTGCTAAAGTAAGTTGTCAAATTGCTTATTTTCCTACCTTCTGCGCTCTGATTTATTTATATGGCTGTTGTCTCTGCTTCTGCTGGGCTTCATATTATGCATCTATATGTTATACAACTACTCTAAGTATGTGAGATGGGATGCTAGTTTGTGCCAAATGAGGTTGAAGTTCATCATTTGAAGTATTTTAGAATTTGATCAAACTACgtgattttaataattattattcctAAAATAAAGATGTGGTATTTGTAAAAACATTGGAGG
This DNA window, taken from Salvia splendens isolate huo1 chromosome 18, SspV2, whole genome shotgun sequence, encodes the following:
- the LOC121776126 gene encoding uncharacterized protein LOC121776126, whose amino-acid sequence is MAPRSVRSRVSMRLAPAGAEEEEEEVLPLWMLERDLHHDSERDLYPDSERDLYPDSKLKVERVLDPDSETSSLCCACRQPIFSTPSISFYLFSDKLFMHEQCFSLPPKYVHELHPHQPLVLIDQLAQDPQPDATSYTCHNCNETCGTSFYHCPNPSCDFRLDLLCVLHLKIKHKSHNHALTVIRQRELSSLTCGACNTKHGQKPERLTISYLCNLCGYWIHPDCALLLNALNYEYHQHYLFLIYNFPTSSFSKCFFCSKSHMGSFGAFVCLKCTDYLVHISCARWNPQLFKPVLMRDAKASDLARLPMKDERTSLIPYIRHDITASESSSYGLSETHKHLLTLHENDDGNQSWRRVCNSCTQYVSPPFYRCSDCPDFYLHGCCARLPTRIVHRAHGGHRLKLYHKAPNSDSISAGFSCIGCHLWCNGFAYSCESCDFTLDVVCALITPAITHKPHKSNHFLFMSPTITFLTDKKCSCCSSTLTGICYSCSSCTDFNLHVRCALLPRTVRHAFDPHPLLLTTTGPREAKGGCSSQDEFFCEVCEENLEGEGPPRWHYSCGECDQWFHYDCIPSVDRLSRIKVGKDARVDVHGCPVALVRLEDGVCAGRRCGACGEKLKLGDDGLAYECSNCFFGLHQNCAKKHLLKIHDDEQE
- the LOC121776508 gene encoding ABC transporter G family member 10-like is translated as MDLPVTSPVSSYTIQTNNLSFALTPATKMIIENVSLEARPGEITAIAGPSGAGKTTLLQILAGEIPSGKISGEILVNGNPAEPARFGRVSGYVTQDDALFPLLTVEETLTYSARLRLPPEQRDARRRAKLLMKDLGLDHISGSRVGSISGGERRRLSIGVELIHDPVALLIDEPTSGLDSASALHIVSLLRSMAVTKHKTVVLTIHQPGFRILELIDRLLLLSGGRALHNGSLESLEERLVSSGHRIPPHINVLEFAIEVASSNNIDSRIDVAAAHHLDSRDCSNCRKKDSVNAKTTTSSYANSHVKEVAILGERFARNIFRTKELFTARALQALAVGSILGTVYMDVHNGGDREKSEAVMQTRLGFFAFTLSFLLSSTTEGLPIFLQERRIFTREVARGAYRVSSYALANALVLLPFLGAVALLYSAPAYWLVGLRRDPGGFLYFALVAWAVVMMSSSLTACCAALVPDFIMGASLIAGIMGAFFLFSGYFIAEERIPEYWVFMHYMSMFKYPFECLVINEYGGRECVERVVGECVFSGDEYLRKQGLKESHKWSNLGVMFGFVVGYRLLCFFILWCRSLKTRRL
- the LOC121776242 gene encoding ATG8-interacting protein 1-like, with translation MADNEEAKEIGSRGNEWEVVSLTASAYAAAPGPEPVDSSEDSVTKLDKHEGETSNAMFMSGHFVFPPNQHENLPIEPEFSEVDSEKGGEDDVSQLGIEDRVKSDPKDEDSATIEELMTEEFPGIQVLDIKGSTLSLGGADLGKDMAFDKAQSIYTPSEFSLFNSETTIGISNNSGDGAGTDDSIEPLDGYVDPADLPNFQKAKEGGKYDDADLPCEAWWKRRALSVYAHAKEANTVWSIFLAAAVMGLVIISHQWQHERWQILHQRLQFGINDEKMSRLLAPISRFKDVVIGGHRRGSLIRGSASSDR